A window from Kwoniella pini CBS 10737 chromosome 1, complete sequence encodes these proteins:
- a CDS encoding mitochondrial 37S ribosomal protein uS17m codes for MPYQPNHIFKGVVTKVGAMRRTATVTVERVFEHPKILKEIKRHKKYLVHDENEVARLDDKVTIIHGLRTSKTKSFRLHSIQSRDSRKYPNDPIPQIIAEPSVKPSKKIGVLDILKEQSSVVQ; via the exons ATGCCGTATCAACCAAATCATATATTCAAAGGTGTTGTGACGAAAGTAGGAGCAATGAGGAGAACAGCAACTGTAACA GTTGAACGTGTATTCGAGCATCCCAAAATACtgaaagaaatcaaaaggCATAAGAAATATTTAGTTcatgatgagaatgaag TCGCACGATTAGATGACAAAGTAACGATAATACACGGATTACGTACATCCAAAACGAAATCTTTCAGATTACATTCTATACAATCAAGAGATAGTCGAAAATATCCTAATGATCCTATACCTCAAATAATAGCGGAACCAAGTGTTAAACCTAGTAAAAAAATAGGAGTATTagatattttgaaagaaCAGTCAAGTGTTGTTCAGTAA